The Metabacillus sediminilitoris genome window below encodes:
- a CDS encoding TetR/AcrR family transcriptional regulator: MSEQDKMIDELFNHEEELTEKQKKILAAAIEAFAEKGFAATSTSEIAKKAGVAEGTIFRHYKTKKDLLLSIVAPMMAKLIAPFVIKDFDKVLKADFETFEEFLRAIIENRAKFIIHNMQLFRILIQEIPFQPELKEQFKEHIAKKIFTRFERVIEYYQAKGQIIEMPTYSAIRLTISTIFGYVIARYLLLPEADWDDPEEIERTIQFIMHGLSPKSEI, from the coding sequence ATGTCTGAACAAGATAAAATGATAGATGAATTGTTTAACCATGAAGAAGAGCTGACAGAAAAGCAGAAGAAAATTTTAGCTGCTGCGATTGAAGCTTTTGCTGAGAAAGGATTTGCTGCAACTTCCACGAGTGAAATTGCAAAAAAAGCAGGTGTTGCTGAAGGCACCATTTTTCGCCATTATAAAACGAAGAAGGACTTACTCCTCTCGATTGTCGCGCCAATGATGGCGAAGCTAATTGCCCCCTTTGTCATTAAAGATTTTGATAAAGTATTAAAAGCTGATTTTGAAACCTTTGAAGAATTCTTAAGAGCCATTATTGAGAATCGAGCAAAGTTTATCATCCATAACATGCAGCTTTTTCGCATTTTAATTCAAGAGATACCTTTTCAACCAGAATTAAAAGAACAATTTAAAGAGCATATTGCCAAAAAAATATTTACGCGATTTGAGAGGGTTATTGAATATTACCAAGCAAAAGGTCAAATTATTGAAATGCCGACATATAGTGCCATAAGATTGACCATTTCCACGATTTTTGGTTATGTCATCGCAAGATATTTGCTCTTACCTGAAGCAGATTGGGATGATCCCGAAGAAATTGAAAGAACGATACAATTTATTATGCACGGATTATCTCCTAAAAGTGAAATTTAA
- a CDS encoding dienelactone hydrolase family protein, whose protein sequence is MIIINNDSQTVIIVIHEIYGINEHMKNICHLLSNKGFDVICPNLLNKDTSFDYSHEKAAYLHFMDNIGFKKASDIIKRLLLDMKDKYKKVYLIGFSVGATVAWLCSKEESLDGIVGYYGSRIRNYLEIDPHCPTMLVFPQKERSFHVDELISCFEEKKMVEVHKFNGLHGFSDQYSPNYHVKSAQEAFSKVIEFIKRH, encoded by the coding sequence ATAATAATCATAAATAATGATTCACAAACTGTCATTATCGTCATACATGAAATTTATGGAATAAACGAGCATATGAAGAATATTTGTCATTTGTTATCTAATAAAGGTTTTGATGTCATTTGTCCAAATTTATTAAACAAAGATACATCTTTTGATTATTCTCATGAGAAAGCAGCTTATCTTCACTTTATGGATAACATAGGGTTTAAGAAGGCATCAGATATAATAAAACGTCTATTATTAGATATGAAAGATAAATATAAAAAAGTATATTTGATTGGATTTAGTGTTGGGGCAACTGTTGCTTGGTTGTGCAGTAAAGAAGAGAGTCTCGATGGCATTGTTGGATACTATGGTTCACGTATTAGAAATTATTTAGAAATAGACCCGCATTGTCCTACAATGCTGGTTTTCCCGCAAAAAGAACGATCATTTCATGTTGATGAGTTAATTTCCTGCTTTGAAGAGAAAAAGATGGTCGAGGTACATAAATTTAATGGGTTACACGGGTTTAGTGACCAGTATTCTCCAAACTATCATGTAAAGTCAGCACAGGAAGCATTTAGCAAAGTGATTGAATTTATTAAAAGACATTGA
- a CDS encoding DUF2089 domain-containing protein — protein MAYPLITDCPVCSKKLKVKKLHCTHCHTTIENEFEMSKFASLATEQLDFIEVFIKCRGNIKEVEKELSISYPTVRGKLTEIIEALGYKTQSKNKLDKQKVLTMLDSGEITVDEAIKMLKEDGEDS, from the coding sequence ATGGCTTATCCGCTAATAACAGATTGTCCAGTATGCAGTAAAAAATTAAAAGTAAAAAAGTTGCACTGCACACATTGCCATACAACGATTGAAAATGAATTTGAGATGTCTAAATTTGCAAGTCTCGCTACAGAGCAGCTTGATTTCATCGAGGTTTTTATAAAATGCAGGGGAAACATTAAGGAAGTCGAAAAGGAACTATCTATATCATATCCAACAGTCCGTGGAAAATTAACGGAAATCATTGAAGCACTCGGATACAAGACACAGTCTAAAAATAAACTGGATAAGCAAAAGGTTCTTACAATGCTCGATTCAGGAGAAATCACAGTTGATGAAGCGATTAAAATGTTAAAAGAAGATGGGGAGGATTCATAA
- a CDS encoding MDR family MFS transporter, translated as MKAEDNKNIGFVVAGLLLAILMSSMDNTIVATAMGTIVSDLGGLDKFIWVTSAYMVAEMAGMPIFGKLSDMYGRKRFFIFGIVLFLIGSILCGTAQSIEQLSIYRAIQGIGGGALIPITFTILFDIFPPEKRGKMTGLFGAVFGLSSVFGPLLGAYITDYISWHWIFYINLPLGLLSFFFILKYYKESLEHAKQKIDWLGAFTLVGAVVCLMFALELGGNEYDWNSVTIIGLFVGFVILFISFLIAEKKASDPVISFTMFQDRLFRSSTLVGLFYGIAFIVASIYIPIYVQGVTGGTATNSGLILLPMMLGVVVSSQLGAMFASRIGYRNVMLVFASIFIVGIFLLGTLTVDTPKFYLTLYMIIVGLGTGASFSVLSMAAIHHMDTRQRGSANSTISFVRQLGMTIGITIYGIIQRNLFSDKMNSSFEGTGQPFQGNASNDPRALLSPEARAAIPEPILEKITDALSSSIAQTFMWALAPAILVIIFTFMLTNDRLEMSSKPEQELQPE; from the coding sequence TTGAAAGCAGAAGATAATAAAAATATAGGATTTGTTGTGGCAGGTTTGCTTTTGGCAATCTTAATGTCCTCAATGGACAATACCATTGTTGCTACAGCGATGGGAACGATTGTATCAGATTTAGGCGGGCTTGATAAATTTATTTGGGTTACTTCTGCCTATATGGTAGCTGAGATGGCTGGCATGCCGATCTTTGGGAAACTATCCGATATGTACGGACGTAAACGGTTTTTTATTTTTGGAATTGTGCTCTTTTTAATCGGCTCCATTCTTTGCGGTACCGCCCAAAGCATTGAACAGCTTAGTATTTATCGGGCCATTCAAGGAATAGGTGGAGGGGCTTTAATTCCAATCACCTTTACTATTCTTTTTGATATTTTCCCACCGGAGAAACGCGGAAAAATGACTGGGTTGTTTGGTGCAGTATTTGGTCTTTCTAGTGTTTTTGGTCCATTGCTTGGTGCGTATATCACAGACTACATCAGCTGGCATTGGATTTTTTATATTAATCTTCCACTTGGGCTGCTTTCATTCTTTTTCATTTTGAAATATTATAAAGAATCACTAGAGCATGCAAAACAAAAGATTGATTGGCTTGGTGCTTTCACACTTGTAGGTGCAGTTGTTTGTCTAATGTTTGCTCTTGAACTTGGCGGTAATGAATATGACTGGAATTCTGTTACGATTATTGGTTTATTTGTTGGGTTTGTCATCTTGTTTATTTCGTTTTTAATTGCCGAAAAAAAAGCATCAGATCCAGTTATTTCATTTACCATGTTTCAGGACAGATTATTCAGATCTAGTACGCTAGTTGGCTTGTTTTATGGAATAGCCTTCATTGTCGCATCAATCTATATACCAATATATGTTCAGGGTGTGACTGGGGGAACTGCAACAAATTCTGGTCTCATTCTTTTACCGATGATGCTTGGTGTCGTCGTGTCCAGTCAACTTGGGGCGATGTTTGCATCAAGAATCGGTTATCGGAATGTGATGCTCGTTTTTGCATCTATTTTCATCGTTGGAATTTTCCTGCTAGGTACGCTGACGGTTGATACACCAAAGTTTTATTTAACCTTGTATATGATTATTGTTGGTCTTGGTACTGGTGCTTCTTTCTCTGTTTTAAGTATGGCAGCAATTCATCACATGGATACAAGACAGAGAGGATCAGCAAATTCAACCATTTCATTTGTAAGACAGCTTGGAATGACGATCGGGATTACGATTTACGGTATTATTCAGAGAAATTTATTTTCTGATAAAATGAATAGCTCATTTGAAGGGACGGGTCAACCATTTCAGGGGAATGCATCAAACGATCCGCGAGCACTTTTATCACCTGAAGCACGCGCAGCTATACCAGAACCTATCCTGGAAAAAATCACAGATGCACTTTCTAGTTCAATCGCGCAAACATTTATGTGGGCTTTAGCTCCTGCGATTCTAGTGATTATTTTTACTTTCATGTTAACAAATGATCGACTCGAAATGTCATCAAAACCAGAACAGGAACTGCAGCCTGAGTAA
- a CDS encoding SHOCT-like domain-containing protein produces MKEEIAKVMTMVQEGKIDVEKATELLQVMRGDDTQNQSEKSSDYYRKMLKVQVVSTERDNIYVNVPINLVKAVLKAGVGIASKVPQAEMYVKDIDIDLLLQAIDNEIDGKIVDVTSANGDKVSVVIE; encoded by the coding sequence ATGAAAGAAGAAATCGCAAAGGTCATGACGATGGTTCAAGAGGGAAAAATAGATGTTGAAAAAGCGACTGAGCTCTTGCAGGTAATGAGGGGAGATGACACACAAAATCAGTCAGAAAAAAGCTCCGATTATTATCGTAAAATGCTTAAAGTTCAAGTTGTCTCTACTGAAAGAGATAATATTTATGTGAATGTGCCAATTAATTTAGTGAAAGCTGTTTTGAAAGCAGGAGTAGGAATCGCTTCAAAAGTTCCACAGGCAGAAATGTATGTAAAGGATATTGATATTGATCTTCTGCTTCAAGCAATTGACAATGAAATAGACGGAAAAATCGTTGATGTGACATCTGCGAACGGTGACAAGGTTTCCGTCGTTATTGAGTAG
- a CDS encoding YkvA family protein, protein MLKKMKAWSKNLKKQVFILYFAYKDDRVPLYAKLFAICVVAYAFSPIDLIPDFIPILGFIDDLIIVPLGVMLALKMIPELAIKDCEEKANELMKKGKPKNWIVGSFILLFWSLILIWVIYSTYHFFT, encoded by the coding sequence TTGTTAAAAAAAATGAAAGCTTGGTCAAAGAATTTGAAGAAGCAGGTTTTTATTCTCTATTTTGCTTATAAAGATGATAGAGTACCCTTGTATGCAAAGCTATTTGCTATTTGTGTGGTTGCATATGCGTTCAGTCCAATTGACTTAATTCCTGATTTCATACCGATTCTAGGGTTTATAGACGATCTTATTATCGTACCATTAGGTGTCATGCTTGCTTTAAAAATGATACCGGAGCTTGCTATAAAGGATTGTGAAGAAAAGGCAAATGAGTTAATGAAAAAAGGTAAACCTAAAAATTGGATAGTTGGGTCTTTCATCCTCTTATTTTGGAGTCTGATTCTAATATGGGTTATTTATTCAACGTATCATTTCTTCACATAA
- a CDS encoding MFS transporter, with the protein MTTEQRKKMIILMINMFIAIGSFGIIIPILPAYLKSINQGGTAAGLMIAIFAGAQLIFSPIAGKWTDQYGRRIMIIYGLSGLTLSMFVFYAFDNIWWLYASRVIGGVGAAFLIPAIFAYVADITSFEQRAKGNSLVSAAMSLGIVIGPGIGGFLADFGLKVPFLVSALVSLLAVLFSVLVLKESETKQGSAEKAIHIDNESMVKKMVRSVKMPFFIPLIITLVMSFGLMAYESVVGLFVDDLYGATPQEIALMFTSTGIVSVIVQLFVVDRLVNRYGEGTVLNIFLGVAALGFLLSLFATSYAFFFGISLLIFLSTSILRPVLNTLISKMAGNEQGFAMGMNNAYMSIGNVLGPTLAGLLYDIQISSPFILGLILLVITLAIAFVWQKRVLQQNNMRVKPEKV; encoded by the coding sequence ATGACAACAGAACAAAGGAAAAAAATGATCATTTTAATGATCAATATGTTTATTGCCATCGGAAGCTTCGGAATTATCATCCCGATTTTACCGGCATATTTAAAATCAATTAATCAAGGGGGAACAGCTGCAGGGTTAATGATCGCTATCTTTGCAGGTGCCCAACTCATCTTTTCACCAATTGCCGGAAAATGGACAGATCAATATGGCCGCAGAATCATGATCATTTATGGCTTATCAGGCTTAACATTGTCAATGTTTGTTTTTTATGCTTTTGATAATATTTGGTGGCTATATGCTTCACGTGTCATAGGAGGAGTTGGAGCAGCTTTCCTTATTCCAGCGATTTTTGCTTATGTAGCTGATATTACGTCATTCGAACAACGTGCTAAAGGCAATAGTTTAGTTTCAGCGGCGATGTCACTGGGAATTGTTATAGGACCTGGAATTGGCGGATTTTTAGCTGATTTTGGCTTGAAGGTTCCATTCTTGGTCTCTGCCCTTGTATCACTTTTGGCTGTTTTATTCTCTGTTCTTGTTTTGAAGGAAAGTGAGACAAAGCAAGGATCTGCAGAAAAGGCAATCCACATTGATAACGAATCAATGGTGAAAAAAATGGTTCGTTCTGTCAAAATGCCATTTTTCATCCCGCTTATTATTACGCTTGTCATGAGCTTTGGTTTAATGGCTTATGAATCAGTTGTCGGTCTTTTCGTTGACGATCTATATGGGGCAACACCACAAGAAATTGCTCTTATGTTCACTTCAACAGGAATTGTTAGTGTTATTGTTCAATTATTTGTTGTTGACCGCCTTGTCAATCGCTATGGTGAAGGAACTGTATTAAATATCTTTTTAGGAGTAGCAGCACTTGGTTTCCTTCTATCCTTATTTGCAACAAGCTATGCATTTTTCTTTGGAATCTCACTATTGATTTTCCTATCAACATCCATCCTGCGTCCTGTTCTAAATACACTTATTTCAAAAATGGCTGGGAATGAGCAAGGTTTTGCGATGGGGATGAACAATGCATATATGAGTATCGGAAATGTATTAGGACCGACACTTGCCGGGCTGTTATATGATATTCAAATTAGTTCTCCATTTATTTTAGGTCTTATCCTGTTAGTCATTACATTAGCGATTGCTTTCGTCTGGCAAAAACGGGTATTACAACAAAATAATATGAGAGTAAAACCTGAGAAGGTATAA
- a CDS encoding class I SAM-dependent methyltransferase — protein MNPNESSLTSFISAFGRAYHSKYDTPKIFDDFVAIDLISKKEFSDISENMIKGIQFFNEDIAKAFQNQPEEILKWITQVQLSPTPLARAAYCEKVLLNEIMLGLKQYVILGAGLDTFCFRHPELKNRLEIFEIDYPATQEFKKKRLDHANFKIPSNLHFVSMDFTHMFSFQDLIDEGFDNKKTFFSFLGVSYYLTKEENSSLINNLFAKVPSGSSIVFDYADEKLFEEKGMSNRVKNMVKMASASGEPMKSCFTYYEIEKMLQNSGLLIYEHLSPARINDFFFSDRKDYLSAFETIHYVHAVKE, from the coding sequence ATGAACCCTAATGAGTCCAGTTTAACTTCCTTCATATCAGCTTTTGGGCGAGCATATCACAGTAAATATGACACACCAAAAATTTTTGATGATTTTGTTGCAATAGATCTAATTTCCAAAAAAGAGTTTTCAGACATTAGTGAGAATATGATAAAAGGAATCCAGTTTTTCAACGAAGATATTGCTAAAGCGTTTCAAAATCAACCGGAAGAAATTTTAAAATGGATTACACAAGTCCAGCTTTCTCCAACACCCCTAGCTCGTGCTGCATATTGCGAAAAAGTATTGTTAAATGAAATTATGTTAGGGTTAAAACAGTATGTCATACTTGGAGCCGGTTTAGATACTTTCTGTTTCCGACATCCAGAATTGAAAAACAGATTAGAAATATTTGAAATTGATTATCCAGCTACACAGGAATTTAAAAAGAAAAGACTGGATCATGCCAATTTTAAAATCCCGAGTAATCTACATTTTGTTTCTATGGACTTTACCCATATGTTTTCTTTTCAAGATCTAATAGATGAAGGTTTTGATAACAAAAAAACCTTTTTTAGCTTTTTGGGTGTTTCTTATTATTTAACCAAAGAGGAAAATTCAAGCTTGATAAATAATTTATTTGCCAAAGTCCCATCAGGAAGTTCTATAGTTTTTGATTACGCAGACGAAAAACTCTTTGAAGAAAAAGGAATGTCTAATAGAGTTAAAAATATGGTAAAAATGGCTTCAGCAAGTGGAGAACCAATGAAATCGTGTTTCACTTATTATGAGATCGAGAAAATGTTACAAAATTCAGGTTTACTAATTTATGAGCATTTATCGCCAGCTAGGATAAATGACTTTTTCTTTAGTGATCGGAAAGATTATTTGTCTGCTTTTGAAACGATTCATTATGTCCACGCTGTAAAAGAATAA
- a CDS encoding DedA family protein, protein MENWITNSIEQFGYWGVFLLIALENVFPPIPSEVILTFGGMSTNFTELTIPGVILSATAGSLVGAVILYKIGNLLDVERLEKIVDRWGHILRVKKKDIHRADHWFDKYGYWTVLVCRIIPLIRSLISIPAGMSRLNFWLFLLFTTIGTLVWNIILVSVGAKFGESWEEIVQFMDIYSNIIYAVIALVGVAAVVFFIKKRMMNKGE, encoded by the coding sequence ATGGAAAACTGGATTACAAATAGTATTGAACAATTTGGATATTGGGGGGTATTTTTACTAATTGCCTTGGAAAATGTATTCCCACCGATCCCATCAGAAGTTATACTTACATTCGGGGGAATGTCAACGAATTTTACAGAGTTAACCATCCCTGGTGTCATCCTGTCAGCTACCGCTGGTTCACTAGTAGGAGCGGTGATCTTATATAAGATTGGTAATCTTCTTGATGTAGAAAGACTTGAGAAAATAGTTGATCGCTGGGGGCATATCCTTCGTGTGAAGAAAAAAGATATTCATCGAGCAGATCATTGGTTCGATAAATATGGTTACTGGACAGTCCTTGTTTGTAGAATCATTCCATTGATCAGAAGTCTTATCTCCATTCCGGCAGGGATGTCACGTTTGAACTTTTGGCTGTTTCTTCTGTTTACAACAATTGGTACATTAGTATGGAATATCATCCTTGTTTCGGTGGGGGCGAAATTCGGTGAATCATGGGAAGAAATTGTACAATTCATGGATATTTATTCAAATATCATCTATGCGGTGATTGCATTAGTAGGTGTTGCAGCCGTCGTATTTTTTATTAAAAAAAGAATGATGAATAAGGGAGAATAA
- a CDS encoding undecaprenyl-diphosphate phosphatase, with protein sequence MDFLMLIKAIILGLVEGLTEFAPVSSTGHMIIVDDVWLQSEEFLGKYVANTFKIVIQLGSILAVVVVFRNRFIDLLGLGRLNKKSVSATNNRLKLSQVIVGLIPAGILGVLFEDYIDEHLFSIETVLIGLVVGAILMIIADVFGPKQPKTETVDQITYKQAFTVGLIQCLSLWPGFSRSGSTISGGVLVGMSHRTASDFTFIMAVPIMAGASFISLLKNWEYFTLDAMPFFIAGFISAFVFALLSIRFFLKLINKIKLVPFAIYRILLVVVIYIVYF encoded by the coding sequence ATGGATTTTCTAATGCTTATAAAAGCAATTATTTTAGGACTGGTAGAAGGATTAACAGAATTCGCACCAGTATCATCAACAGGTCACATGATTATTGTTGATGATGTGTGGCTGCAATCAGAAGAGTTTTTGGGCAAATATGTAGCAAACACATTTAAAATTGTCATCCAGCTTGGTTCCATTTTAGCTGTTGTCGTTGTTTTTAGGAATCGATTTATCGATTTACTAGGCTTAGGCAGACTGAACAAAAAATCAGTTTCTGCTACTAATAATCGCCTTAAGTTATCACAAGTAATCGTTGGATTAATTCCTGCCGGTATACTTGGCGTGCTTTTCGAAGATTATATTGATGAACATTTATTTTCTATTGAGACTGTATTGATTGGATTAGTGGTTGGTGCCATTTTGATGATTATTGCAGATGTTTTTGGTCCTAAACAACCTAAGACAGAAACCGTTGACCAAATTACGTATAAACAAGCATTTACAGTTGGACTTATCCAATGTCTATCATTATGGCCTGGATTTTCAAGATCAGGATCAACGATTTCCGGTGGTGTTTTAGTAGGGATGAGTCACCGTACTGCATCGGATTTTACGTTTATTATGGCAGTTCCTATTATGGCAGGTGCCAGTTTTATCTCCTTATTGAAAAACTGGGAGTACTTCACACTTGATGCGATGCCATTTTTCATCGCCGGTTTTATTAGCGCGTTTGTATTTGCATTATTATCAATCCGCTTTTTCTTGAAGCTGATTAATAAAATAAAGCTCGTACCATTTGCGATTTACCGTATTTTATTAGTGGTTGTTATCTACATTGTTTATTTTTAA
- a CDS encoding diglucosyl diacylglycerol synthase → MVSKSKVLILTEKYGNGHVQVAKTLQKECEKMGFGQVIITELYKESHPLISQLTKHLYIKSFSYGKRFYKLFYYGVDKMYNKRFMNLYYALGYKRLSELIQTEKPDMIINTFPMMVVPEYRDKTGEIIPTFNVVTDFCLHKIWVHKNIDKYYVASEQVKKKILELGVKPNQVRITGIPIREQFEHSKGEKINNARVYTKYNLDPTREIVLIMAGAHGVLKNVDKLCESLSKENNLQIVIVCGKNETLKKKLDPIAKLYPKTIIPLGYVENVDELFRISSCMITKPGGITLSEATALGVPVILYKPVPGQERENALFFEKKKSAVIVNDYKEMKEVVLNLLEDKKTLEVMRNNIKKMYHPNAAKAVLEDMIEESYK, encoded by the coding sequence TTGGTAAGTAAATCAAAGGTATTAATATTAACTGAGAAATATGGAAATGGGCATGTTCAAGTTGCTAAAACTCTGCAAAAAGAATGTGAAAAAATGGGGTTTGGGCAGGTTATCATAACTGAACTATATAAAGAGTCCCACCCTCTCATATCTCAATTAACAAAACATTTATATATTAAAAGTTTTTCATATGGAAAACGATTTTATAAACTATTCTATTATGGTGTTGATAAAATGTATAACAAACGTTTTATGAATTTATATTATGCATTGGGCTATAAACGGCTTTCTGAATTGATTCAAACGGAGAAGCCTGACATGATTATCAATACATTTCCGATGATGGTTGTACCGGAATATCGCGATAAGACAGGGGAAATTATTCCTACATTCAATGTGGTAACAGACTTTTGTCTTCACAAAATATGGGTGCATAAAAATATTGATAAATACTATGTCGCAAGTGAACAGGTTAAAAAGAAAATTCTGGAACTAGGGGTTAAACCAAATCAAGTACGAATTACCGGTATCCCAATCAGGGAACAATTTGAACACTCTAAAGGTGAAAAAATCAATAACGCAAGGGTATATACGAAATACAATCTAGATCCTACTAGAGAGATCGTCTTAATTATGGCTGGTGCGCATGGGGTTTTAAAAAATGTTGATAAATTATGTGAATCATTATCGAAAGAGAATAACCTGCAGATTGTCATCGTATGCGGGAAGAATGAAACCCTTAAGAAGAAGCTCGATCCGATCGCTAAACTGTATCCAAAGACGATTATTCCATTAGGCTATGTTGAAAATGTTGATGAATTATTTCGAATTTCTTCCTGCATGATTACGAAACCTGGCGGGATCACGTTATCGGAAGCAACAGCACTAGGTGTCCCGGTCATTTTATATAAACCAGTACCAGGACAAGAAAGAGAAAATGCTTTATTTTTTGAGAAGAAAAAATCAGCTGTCATCGTCAACGATTACAAGGAAATGAAAGAAGTTGTGTTGAATCTTCTTGAAGATAAAAAGACATTAGAAGTGATGAGGAATAATATTAAGAAGATGTATCACCCGAATGCTGCCAAAGCTGTTTTGGAAGATATGATTGAAGAGTCGTACAAATAA
- a CDS encoding GNAT family N-acetyltransferase, translated as MENIIKITYKKDAIIKAEELSILFKSSGIKRPVNDLDRLQRMIENADVLITAWDNGKLVGIARAITDYSYCCYLSDLAVNKEYQSKGIGKELVRLVQEHIGEEASLILLASPIAMEYYPKIGFEAIDNGFIISRKR; from the coding sequence ATGGAAAATATCATTAAGATCACTTATAAAAAAGACGCAATCATTAAAGCAGAGGAACTATCGATCCTATTCAAATCGTCAGGTATTAAAAGACCTGTTAATGATTTAGACAGATTACAACGAATGATAGAAAATGCTGACGTTCTCATCACAGCTTGGGACAATGGCAAACTCGTTGGGATTGCCAGAGCGATTACAGATTATAGTTATTGTTGTTATTTATCAGATTTAGCTGTAAATAAAGAGTATCAAAGTAAAGGTATAGGCAAAGAACTTGTACGATTAGTTCAAGAACATATCGGTGAAGAAGCTTCGTTAATTCTTTTAGCTTCACCTATTGCAATGGAATACTATCCTAAAATTGGCTTTGAAGCAATAGACAATGGTTTTATCATTTCTAGAAAGAGGTAG